A portion of the Candidatus Melainabacteria bacterium genome contains these proteins:
- a CDS encoding glycosyltransferase family 2 protein, which translates to MAEETKAPVHVYFVLPIYNEEVALPTLLKLLADQPLPPSVGRTIVAVDDGSVDRSGEILASLSQQYPIKVITHKPNRGIPGTFKSAFEFVAQTVNDDDVVIVMESDCTSDPKLIPKLVERIGAGSDIVIASRHAHGGAYVRFPWFRTVGSTVVNMALRVALHIPKVHDYTIFYRAYRGSIIKRGFAGGVTWKAKKSFAVNGEVLLMLSVFHPKIEEVPLHYDYGLKTSPSSMPLIATLVEYVRLAFLYMGKKNS; encoded by the coding sequence ATGGCAGAAGAAACAAAAGCACCAGTTCATGTGTATTTCGTTCTACCGATCTACAACGAAGAAGTAGCGCTGCCGACTCTCTTGAAATTGTTAGCCGATCAGCCGCTACCACCCTCCGTTGGTCGCACAATCGTGGCGGTTGATGATGGAAGTGTCGACAGAAGCGGTGAAATTCTTGCTTCGCTCAGTCAGCAATATCCAATCAAGGTAATTACCCACAAGCCGAATCGGGGCATTCCAGGCACATTCAAAAGTGCGTTCGAATTCGTTGCACAAACAGTAAATGACGACGACGTCGTAATCGTCATGGAGTCTGATTGTACCTCCGACCCAAAATTGATTCCGAAACTGGTCGAACGAATCGGCGCCGGCAGTGACATTGTCATCGCATCTCGCCATGCCCATGGAGGCGCCTATGTTCGCTTCCCCTGGTTCAGAACCGTCGGCTCGACCGTCGTTAACATGGCGCTGCGAGTAGCTCTGCACATTCCAAAGGTGCATGACTACACAATTTTCTATCGCGCCTATCGAGGTTCCATCATTAAACGTGGTTTCGCCGGTGGTGTTACATGGAAAGCCAAGAAATCATTCGCCGTCAACGGCGAGGTTCTGCTTATGCTCTCAGTTTTCCATCCTAAAATCGAAGAAGTGCCGCTGCACTATGACTACGGGCTCAAAACCAGCCCTTCCTCAATGCCTCTGATTGCAACGCTTGTCGAATACGTCAGACTCGCCTTTCTCTACATGGGCAAGAAAAATTCTTAG